The genome window CCGGAGTGGGGTCGTTGGTCTTGGCCTTCTTCTGCGCGGCCAGCAGGATGACGGCCTTGTCGTCCGGCCCCTTGTGCGCCATCGCGTCCTTGAGCGCCGCGATGGACTTCTCCCGGCCGACGAACAGCGGCACCACCATGTGAGGGAACACGATGATGTCCCGAAGGGGCAAGAGCGGGACCGTCAGTCCCCGCTTCTGGGCTTCCTTCTTGTCGTCACGTCCGAAGAACATGTATCCGCCACCTGCTGGCCTGCCGGGGAGGCAGGCCATTGAAGAGTTGCCCGTCCGCACGCCCACCTGGCGCGCACACGGGGTGAAGCACGTCTATAACACGGCGATTTCGCACGACGTTCCCCGCCACAAGATTGGGGAACGCAGTGCTGCCATCAAGGGAACACCCGTGCCGCGTCGGGTGTCCGCCCGGTATGTCAGCGGCCCTGCGCAGCCACCCCACCCTGGAGCCCTTGTACGCCCAGGGCGTGGAAGAGAAACGCGTAGAGGTCCGCATTGGACTCAATCGTCTTGGCCACCTGGTCCGCGCCACCGTGGCCCGCGTTCATTTCGATGCGCAGGAGCACGGGCGCCTGGTTACCTGGCGAGTTCTGCACCGCCGCCACGAACTTGCGCGCGTGCATGGGGTCCACCCGGTCGTCGTGGTCCGCGGCCATCATCAGGAGGGCCGGGTAGCGCACGTCCGGCCGCACGTGGTGGTAGGGCGAGTAGGCGTGCAGCGTCTTGAAGTCCTCGGGCTTCTCCGCAGTGCCGTACTCCGGAATCCACGTCCGGCCACTGCCGAAGAGGTGGTAGCGCACCATGTCCAGCAGCGGCACCGCGCACACCACCGCGCCGTACAGCTCCGGGCGCTGCGTCATCACCGCGCCCACCAGCAGGCCGCCATTGCTGCCGCCGTAGACGGCCAGCCGCTTCGGCTGCGTGTACTTCTCCCGGACGAGGAACTCGGCCGCCGCGTGGAAGTCGTCGAAGACGTTCTGCTTGCGCTCCATGCGCCCGGCCTCGTGCCATGCCGTGCCGTACTCGCCGCCCCCGCGCAGGTTGGCCACCGCGTAGACGCCGCCGGCGTCCAGCCAGGGGAGGATGCTGGAGCGGAAGGTGGGCTCCATGCTCACGTTGAAGCCGCCGTACCCGTACAGCAGCGTGGGCGCGTTGCCCTCGCGGTTCAGGCCCTTGCGGTACACCACGAACATGGGCACCCGGGTGCCGTCCTTCGACTTGTAGAAGACCTGCTCCACCACGTAGGCGGACGGGTCCATGGGCAGCTCCACCTTCGCCCACAGCTCGGCCTTCCCGCTGCTGACGGACGTCTTGTAGACGAGCCGCGGCGTGGTGAAGGACGTGAAGGAGAAGTACGCCTCGTCCTGGTCCTCCAGGCCCACCAGGTTGGACGACGCGCCCACCCCCGGCAACTGCACGGTGCGCACCGGCTGGCCCTTCAGCGTCGTCACGCGCAGCTCCGACGTGGCGTCCTTGAGGTACTCCAGCGCCAGGTGCCCGCCGACGATGTTGACGCCCTTGAGGGCCGCCACCGGGTCCTCGGGGACGATTTCCTTCCACGCGGCGCGCTCCGTCTTCGCCGGGTCCACCTCGAAGACGCGCTGGCGCGGGGCGCCCTCGTCCGTGGTGACGTAGAAGCGGTCCTTCCACGCCTGCACGCCGTACTTCGCGCCCTTCCCCTTCACCAGCAGGCGGAAGTCCTTCTCGCCCGGCCGCTTCCAGTAGATGTCGTTCTCGCTCCAGCCGCGCAGGATGTAGACGAAGAGGTACTTGCCGTCCGTGCTCAAGTCGCTCTGGAGGAACGTGGTGGGGTCGCCCGTGCGCGGGTGCACCAGCGTGTCCGTCTTCGGGTCCGTGCCGACCTTGTGGAAGCGGATGGTGGTGTAGCCGGGCCGCGCGTCCACCGGGATGCTCGGGTCGGTGGGCAGCCACTCGTAATAGAAGCCCTTGTTGTCCGGCGTCCACCGGGGCGAGGCGTACTTGCCGCCCTCGATGACGTCCACCTTGGACCACTCGCCGGTGTCCACGTCCACCACGTGGAGCACCGCCTCGTCCGCGGCGTTGGGCTTCTGGGCGAAGGCCAGCTTCTTGCCGTCCCACGAGGGCACCCACGTGCCCATGGAGACGGTGCCGTCCTTGCTCCAGGTGTTCGGGTCCAACAGGACCTTCTCCTGCCCCTTCTCCCCGTCACGCCAGTAGAGGACGGCCTTCTCCTTGTCCTTGTGCGTGCGGATGTAGAAGTAGCGGCCCGCGCGGCGCACGGGGATGGAGATGGAGTCCGAGTAGAAGAGCTCCTTGAAGC of Pyxidicoccus xibeiensis contains these proteins:
- a CDS encoding prolyl oligopeptidase family serine peptidase — encoded protein: MRKLLVPALLSLVACASQKEAAREELPAAASAAPPSQKQETPRMAYPATRAEQLVDTLHGVQVADPYRWLEDEKSPEVQEWMKAQDALAREALAKMPGRDALTARFKELFYSDSISIPVRRAGRYFYIRTHKDKEKAVLYWRDGEKGQEKVLLDPNTWSKDGTVSMGTWVPSWDGKKLAFAQKPNAADEAVLHVVDVDTGEWSKVDVIEGGKYASPRWTPDNKGFYYEWLPTDPSIPVDARPGYTTIRFHKVGTDPKTDTLVHPRTGDPTTFLQSDLSTDGKYLFVYILRGWSENDIYWKRPGEKDFRLLVKGKGAKYGVQAWKDRFYVTTDEGAPRQRVFEVDPAKTERAAWKEIVPEDPVAALKGVNIVGGHLALEYLKDATSELRVTTLKGQPVRTVQLPGVGASSNLVGLEDQDEAYFSFTSFTTPRLVYKTSVSSGKAELWAKVELPMDPSAYVVEQVFYKSKDGTRVPMFVVYRKGLNREGNAPTLLYGYGGFNVSMEPTFRSSILPWLDAGGVYAVANLRGGGEYGTAWHEAGRMERKQNVFDDFHAAAEFLVREKYTQPKRLAVYGGSNGGLLVGAVMTQRPELYGAVVCAVPLLDMVRYHLFGSGRTWIPEYGTAEKPEDFKTLHAYSPYHHVRPDVRYPALLMMAADHDDRVDPMHARKFVAAVQNSPGNQAPVLLRIEMNAGHGGADQVAKTIESNADLYAFLFHALGVQGLQGGVAAQGR